From Sparus aurata chromosome 9, fSpaAur1.1, whole genome shotgun sequence, a single genomic window includes:
- the vgll3 gene encoding transcription cofactor vestigial-like protein 3, which produces MSCLDVMYHQSYGAHYLPAAAYKASYYNHHHQQQQRRLSVYSKMQECVEQQQQQQGGGGRGMLSRDQGLRQGPPPPGVDSSRRSTSDSELKDGTQPAEAEYLSSRCVLFTYFQGDIGDVVDEHFSRALSQSSTFNSESKPIRTTQASGSGTAGLWKDGSVSEGQGSSVWNTTYPPQAGSCLPSVSVSVHPDFSSSPVSFNHPDGSLWADHVLSQASLPPPATLPDSWTYSLNPQSPSGYPNVHNVYHPHPHPHIHTRHHHPMLHSYPTHSAALDPRFNPLLLPGVRNQSQPTASAGSSPHSEGVKTEMEPSSNSPVMATSVTWTPSALHGSLEVYDSALDQTKAKTSVWF; this is translated from the exons ATGAGTTGCCTGGATGTGATGTACCACCAAAGCTATGGAGCGCACTACCTCCCTGCAGCGGCGTACAAGGCGTCATACTATAACCAccatcaccagcaacaacag aGAAGACTGAGTGTTTACAGTAAGATGCAGGAGtgtgtggagcagcagcagcagcagcaaggaggaggaggaagagggatgCTTTCCAGAGATCAGGGCCTGAGGCAGGGTCCTCCACCACCGGGAGTCGATTCAAGCCGGAGATCCACATCCGATTCAGAGCTGAAGGACGGCACTCAGCCGGCGGAGGCAGAGTACTTGAGCTCCCGGTGTGTTTTGTTCACCTACTTCCAAGGCGACATTGGCGACGTGGTGGATGAGCACTTCTCCAGGGCGCTCAGTCAGTCCAGCACCTTCAACAGCGAGAGCAAGCCGATCAGAACGACTCAGGCGTCAGGTTCAGGCACCGCTGGTCTATGGAAAG ATGGGTCCGTCTCTGAGGGTCAGGGCAGCTCAGTGTGGAACACAACCTACCCACCCCAGGCCGGCTCTTGCCTCCCATCCGTCTCCGTCTCGGTCCACCCGGACTTCTCCTCCAGCCCCGTCTCCTTCAACCACCCGGACGGATCTCTCTGGGCCGACCACGTGCTCTCCCAGGCCAGCCTCCCTCCTCCGGCCACCCTCCCCGACAGTTGGACCTACAGCCTGAACCCCCAGAGCCCGAGCGGCTACCCCAACGTCCACAACGTCTATCACCCTCACCCCCACCCACACATCCACACCCGGCACCACCACCCAATGCTCCATTCATACCCGACCCACAGCGCAGCGTTGGATCCCAGGTTTAACCCTCTGCTGCTGCCCGGTGTGAGGAACCAGAGCCAGCCGACTGCCAGCGCGGGGAGCTCCCCGCACAGCGAGGGGGTGAAGACAGAGATGGAGCCCAGCAGCAACAGCCCCGTCATGGCTACCTCTGTCACCTGGACGCCCTCGGCCCTCCATGGATCATTGGAGGTGTATGACTCAG ctcttGATCAAACCAAAGCAAAGACGTCAGTTTGGTTCTAG